Genomic window (Pseudomonas sp. L5B5):
GCGCCGTGCCGACCAGGCCCGGGACCTGCGCAACGCCGCCGAACTGCGCCTGCGTACCGAGACCCGTCAGGCCCGGGAGCAATGGGAGACCGCCCGGCGTGAAGTGCAGTCGTTCAACCAGACCATCCTGCCGGCCGCCCAGAGTGCGGTGGACAGTGCCACCCGCGGCTTCGAGATGGGCAAGTTCAGCTTCCTCGAGGTCCTGGATGCTCAGCGCACGCTGATCGGTGCCCGCAACCAGTACCTGGTCGCAGTGGCGCAGACCACCGAGGCCTGGGTCCGGATCGAGCGTATCTATGGCGACCTCAGTCGTTGGTGAAAGCCTGGCTGAGGGGCCTTGCCTGTTTCGCCCTGTTGCTGCTGTTCAGCGACTGCGGCCGGGTGTCGCCAGCTGGCAGCGACGAGCCGCCACGGCACTGGTGCGTGCACGAACTGCACCGGGCCCTGGGTGAATTTTTCTTTCCGTCTACTTCGTGAGGCCGCGCCTGCGCCGCCGAGCCTCGACATTTTCAGGAGCATTCATGGACAAAAAACGCAGCCTTGTTGTGGCCACCGTGGTGGTGGTCGGCCTGGGGCTGGCGGCCTCGTTGCTACCTGGCCTGTCTGTCACCCCGCCGCCGGCCGCGGACAAGGTTCCGGCGAAGGCGGGAGAAGAGCCCGGTCATGGTGAGCAAGGGCATGGCGAGGAGGGGCACGAGGGCCTGGTGGAACTCGATGCCAAGCAGATCGAGGCAGCCGGGATCGAGCTGGCCGAGGCTGGCCCGCGGCGCCTCGATCGCCTGCTCAGCCTGCCGGGAGAAATCCGCTTCGACGAAGACCGCACCTCGCACATCGTGCCGCGTGCCGCAGGCGTAGTGGAGTCGGTAAAGGCCAACCTCGGCCAGTCGGTCAAGCGTGGCGACCTGCTGGCGGTGATCGCCAGCCAGCAGGTCTCCGAGCAGCGCAGCGAACTGGCGGCCGCCGGACGACGGGTGGAACTGGCCCGCACCACCTTTGAACGTGAGCGCCAATTGTGGGTCGGCCAGATCTCCGCCGAGCAGGATTACCTGCTGGCGCGCCAGGCCTTGCAGGAAGCCGAGATTGCCCTGGGCAATGCCCGGCAGAAGATGGCCGCCCTGAGTGGCAGCGCCCAGCTGGCAGGTGGCAATCGTTATGAAATGCGCGCGCCATTCGACGGCGTGGTGGTGGAAAAACACCTCAGTGTCGGCGAGGTGGTGGGCGAGACCACGGCCGCCTTCACCCTGTCCGATCTGTCCCGGGTGTGGGCCACGTTCGGCGTATTCCCCAAGGACCTGGACAAGGTCAGGGTCGGCCAGTCTGTGAACGTCAGCTCCAGCGAGCTGGGCACCCAGGTCCGCGGGCAGGTGGCCTATGTCGGCAACCTGCTGGGAGAGCAGAGCCGCACCGCCACGGTCCGGGTGACCCTGGCCAATCCCAAGGACGCCTGGCGCCCGGGACTGTTCGTGGCGGTCGAGGTGGCCACCGAAGCTGTCGAGGTGCCGGTCAGCGTGCCTGAGGAGGCGATCCAGACCGTGGAGGATCGGCCTTCGGTGTTCGTCCGCGTGGGCGAGGGCTTCCAGGCCACGCCGGTGGTGCCGGGCACCCGCCAGAACGGTTTCATCGAGATCCGCGAAGGCCTGGCCGCAGGTGCCCAGGTCGCGACTCGCGGCAGCTTCACCCTCAAGTCCGAACTGGGCAAGGGC
Coding sequences:
- a CDS encoding efflux RND transporter periplasmic adaptor subunit, with amino-acid sequence MDKKRSLVVATVVVVGLGLAASLLPGLSVTPPPAADKVPAKAGEEPGHGEQGHGEEGHEGLVELDAKQIEAAGIELAEAGPRRLDRLLSLPGEIRFDEDRTSHIVPRAAGVVESVKANLGQSVKRGDLLAVIASQQVSEQRSELAAAGRRVELARTTFERERQLWVGQISAEQDYLLARQALQEAEIALGNARQKMAALSGSAQLAGGNRYEMRAPFDGVVVEKHLSVGEVVGETTAAFTLSDLSRVWATFGVFPKDLDKVRVGQSVNVSSSELGTQVRGQVAYVGNLLGEQSRTATVRVTLANPKDAWRPGLFVAVEVATEAVEVPVSVPEEAIQTVEDRPSVFVRVGEGFQATPVVPGTRQNGFIEIREGLAAGAQVATRGSFTLKSELGKGSAEHAH